A genomic stretch from Nitrospira defluvii includes:
- a CDS encoding methyltransferase domain-containing protein → MPIDEITQKVSDRYARAAAAGEQMCCPTSYDFADLKTFIPEEVLKISYGCGTPAGLKTVRPGETVLDIGSGGGIDCFEASRLVGPTGRVIGLDMTDAMLEIARRNAPIVAANLGYASSNVEFRKGMADAMPVDDNTIDLIISNCVINLAPDKRRVFREMFRVTKPGGRFTISDIVSDQAVPQYLVHDAEKWGECLSGALTLAAYSVGMVEAGFLGIHLVKFSPWQVIDGIHFFSVTLTGYKLPPHPAGPAVRYATLRGPFSLVVDERGASYQRGIPRPIGPDTALLLSQPPLAPYFVLSHEPIVLDRADARWWAVLPSQASCVWQGDFALLAGPFLEAADDDHHVYRRGEPLEVCSKTLKVLATDGYAPHFAIINRAGQRVNGGEVTCSPDGGCC, encoded by the coding sequence ATGCCGATAGACGAAATCACGCAAAAAGTCAGTGACCGCTACGCGCGGGCTGCCGCCGCAGGCGAGCAGATGTGCTGTCCGACGAGTTACGACTTCGCCGACCTGAAGACGTTTATCCCAGAAGAGGTGCTCAAGATTTCCTATGGTTGCGGCACGCCCGCCGGGTTGAAGACGGTCCGCCCCGGTGAGACGGTCCTGGACATCGGCTCCGGCGGAGGAATCGACTGCTTCGAAGCCTCGCGGTTGGTCGGACCGACCGGCCGTGTGATCGGTCTCGATATGACGGACGCGATGCTGGAGATTGCGCGCCGCAATGCGCCGATTGTTGCAGCGAATCTGGGCTATGCCTCCTCGAACGTGGAGTTCCGAAAGGGCATGGCCGATGCGATGCCGGTGGACGACAACACGATCGATCTGATCATTTCCAACTGCGTCATCAACCTGGCTCCTGATAAGCGCAGGGTCTTCCGTGAGATGTTCCGCGTCACGAAACCGGGTGGGCGTTTTACGATTTCCGATATCGTGTCAGACCAAGCCGTCCCGCAATACTTGGTGCATGATGCTGAAAAATGGGGTGAGTGTCTCTCCGGCGCATTGACGCTCGCGGCCTACAGTGTCGGCATGGTGGAAGCCGGGTTTCTCGGTATCCATCTCGTCAAGTTCTCTCCCTGGCAAGTCATCGATGGGATTCACTTCTTCTCCGTAACGCTGACCGGCTACAAACTCCCACCGCATCCTGCGGGACCCGCCGTTCGCTACGCGACACTCCGCGGACCATTTAGCCTTGTGGTGGATGAACGTGGAGCCAGCTACCAGCGAGGTATTCCGCGACCGATCGGGCCGGACACGGCTCTGCTGCTGAGTCAACCCCCGCTCGCCCCGTATTTTGTGCTGTCCCATGAACCGATCGTGCTCGACCGAGCGGATGCGCGCTGGTGGGCGGTGTTGCCCTCGCAAGCCTCTTGCGTGTGGCAAGGAGACTTTGCCCTGCTCGCGGGCCCATTTCTCGAAGCTGCCGATGACGATCATCACGTCTACCGACGGGGAGAACCGCTGGAAGTCTGCTCCAAGACCCTCAAGGTATTGGCAACCGACGGGTATGCTCCGCATTTCGCCATCATCAACCGCGCCGGCCAACGCGTGAATGGCGGCGAGGTCACCTGTTCACCCGATGGAGGCTGCTGCTGA
- a CDS encoding heavy metal-responsive transcriptional regulator has translation MTTELTIGQLAKDVGVNIETIRYYERRSLLDPTSRLPSGYRLYNSEAQRRLRFIKNAQALGFTLHEIEELLDLRVRSKARCGDVQRRAEAKLRHVEAKVRDLQALARALRSLLRDCRAGQPTDRCPILKALEDEMHGKRRTARKEVNGSGSGPSELLR, from the coding sequence ATGACAACCGAACTCACAATTGGGCAGCTTGCAAAGGATGTTGGGGTGAATATCGAAACGATTCGCTACTACGAGCGACGCAGCTTACTCGACCCCACCTCGCGGCTGCCGTCCGGCTATAGACTCTACAACAGCGAGGCGCAGCGACGTCTCCGCTTCATCAAGAACGCCCAGGCGTTGGGTTTTACGCTCCATGAGATCGAAGAACTCCTCGATCTTCGGGTCAGATCGAAAGCCCGGTGCGGTGATGTGCAGCGGAGGGCGGAAGCCAAGCTGAGGCACGTGGAGGCAAAAGTGCGCGACTTGCAGGCACTGGCCAGGGCACTACGAAGCTTGCTTCGCGACTGCCGGGCTGGCCAGCCAACTGATCGGTGTCCAATTCTCAAGGCCCTGGAGGATGAAATGCACGGAAAGAGACGCACAGCGCGAAAGGAGGTGAACGGATCGGGAAGCGGACCTTCGGAATTGCTTAGGTGA
- a CDS encoding IS5 family transposase, producing the protein MLRLRDDQWERIRDHCPEEHIPDTRPGRKPIPTRAVLEAVLWILNTGAQWHLLPQCYPNYKTVHRRFQQWCQREVLREVLTQLANTLRDEGAIDERESFIDATFAAAKGGGEAIGLTKRGKGVKILAIVDRHGLPLSVSTHAANHHEVTLVQLSFDFYMLEAKPEHLIGDRAYDSDGLDADLHQDGVNLIAPHRSTRKLKTQDGRHLRRYQRRWLVERFFAWLQWKRRLLVRWEYYAANFLGFVQLACITMLLKQF; encoded by the coding sequence ATGCTGCGGTTGCGCGACGATCAATGGGAGCGGATTCGGGATCATTGTCCTGAAGAGCACATCCCGGACACTCGCCCGGGCCGCAAACCGATCCCAACCCGGGCCGTCCTGGAAGCGGTGCTCTGGATTCTGAACACCGGGGCGCAATGGCACCTGCTCCCGCAGTGCTATCCCAACTACAAGACCGTGCATCGCCGGTTCCAACAGTGGTGTCAACGGGAGGTCCTGCGAGAGGTCCTCACCCAGCTGGCAAACACGCTGCGTGACGAAGGGGCCATTGATGAACGCGAGAGTTTCATTGATGCCACGTTTGCGGCGGCCAAGGGCGGCGGCGAGGCCATTGGACTTACGAAGCGCGGCAAGGGCGTGAAAATCCTGGCGATTGTGGATCGGCACGGACTGCCCCTCTCCGTGAGCACGCATGCGGCGAATCATCATGAAGTCACCCTGGTCCAACTCAGTTTCGACTTCTACATGCTCGAGGCCAAGCCCGAGCATCTCATCGGGGATCGGGCGTATGACAGCGATGGCCTCGATGCCGACCTCCACCAAGACGGGGTGAACCTGATCGCGCCGCATCGATCCACTCGCAAACTCAAGACCCAGGATGGGCGGCACCTACGCCGGTACCAACGCCGCTGGCTCGTTGAACGGTTCTTTGCCTGGCTCCAGTGGAAACGCCGACTCCTCGTTCGCTGGGAGTACTACGCCGCCAATTTTCTCGGGTTCGTGCAGCTCGCCTGCATCACGATGCTCCTCAAACAATTTTGA
- the merF gene encoding mercury resistance system transport protein MerF yields the protein MNRNRLMTLGLTGAALTALCCFTPILVGLLGLLGLGAVTGYLDYVLLPALAAFLGLALYSLSRRNRDDVSGCCSHHSAKEHGKPEG from the coding sequence ATGAACCGGAACCGTCTCATGACTTTGGGCTTAACAGGCGCAGCGTTGACAGCACTCTGCTGTTTCACGCCGATTCTGGTCGGGCTGCTGGGTCTTCTCGGCCTGGGAGCGGTCACGGGCTACCTGGACTATGTGCTGCTCCCCGCCCTAGCCGCCTTCCTTGGCTTGGCCCTGTACAGCCTGTCTCGGAGAAATCGGGATGACGTCTCCGGCTGTTGTTCGCATCATTCCGCAAAAGAACACGGTAAACCGGAAGGATGA
- a CDS encoding carboxymuconolactone decarboxylase family protein, protein MTEEQKEIRSDAESLFQELRRLSPKVTGGLLRMRQEAYRDGVVSAKYKLLTAMSVSIAIRCEPCIRAYVQMAVEKGITLDELIEFLEVAMTMQGCPGEEWALKAYAVYKDCTSCRPTSDASTCCEHQSMSQNKNAEGGS, encoded by the coding sequence ATGACCGAAGAACAAAAAGAGATAAGGTCAGATGCCGAAAGTTTATTTCAAGAGCTGCGTCGCCTCAGTCCGAAGGTCACCGGCGGGCTGCTTCGCATGCGACAGGAGGCGTACCGCGACGGGGTTGTTTCCGCCAAATACAAGCTCCTCACGGCAATGAGCGTCTCAATCGCCATCCGATGTGAGCCCTGCATTCGAGCCTACGTCCAAATGGCGGTCGAAAAGGGCATTACTCTGGACGAATTGATTGAATTCCTCGAAGTCGCGATGACCATGCAAGGCTGCCCTGGCGAGGAATGGGCACTGAAGGCCTATGCCGTATACAAGGACTGCACGAGTTGTCGGCCGACTTCGGATGCGTCAACCTGCTGCGAACACCAGTCTATGAGCCAGAACAAGAATGCGGAGGGCGGGTCATGA